The following proteins are co-located in the Scomber scombrus chromosome 2, fScoSco1.1, whole genome shotgun sequence genome:
- the wiza gene encoding protein Wiz, whose amino-acid sequence MTSPQKMDHQGSPARLKESTTSLLPASPPPLRLAEGSSSSSLEQQTTTKPLWAPLETDAPITLASDNSDEVHVCQLCGSWYETRKGLSSHARSHLRQLGIPDSDVKGSPIDLLYQIMEEEDLKPIITEQQEPLLSNSPPTPSSKRPSDKSSPTASPVSKKPKSSEDCTCILCGEQFENRKGLACHSRSHLRQIGVVDLLGKSSATEAVQELVSRGMLEARHPPKKNCTISSSPSPDQPRTPLPSTSFSRTPEKAPHTSVNRAPKAKKGFRLAVDPLHRKPKPEPVEVELSAPKEPSTSSSSSSPHQKSPVAVVSSKSLSAVSPIDSQSPPTVLCDFCGQLFDTRKALSCHARAHLRQLGLTWSIKTSPIDVLKEVMMQGEEGRKHSAPSGASGKATWNPQGSRRSLDSLQSGEPPSNNCTSPLDYSMKEKSSSGKRGASHTDASCELCGFEFENRKALASHARAHLRQLGMVEWKADGASSPIELLSELIRRDPAKVSAITRRYRMGDLYIKRRHAGSPSLPTDSESVPGSSLKPDHKGGREDHAGSSRQSQDHKRTMAAHSNAVVRFPRGVHPTKHSVPRGGDNQDSNSQQPPRSGSIPAMLPKPPLTPLVKLVGKMYSLKCRFCEEVFHGPVSIQEQWITHLQKHILSLGYKGKASPPAAPAVAAPALVDPVAV is encoded by the exons ATGACTTCCCCACAAAAGATGGATCATCAGGGATCTCCAGCCAGATTAAAAGAGTCAACAACCTCTCTCCTCCCcgcatctcctcctcctcttagaCTGGCTGAGGGCAGCAGCTCGTCCTCATTAGAACAACAAACCACAACCAAGCCACTGTGGGCGCCACTGGAAACTGATGCCCCCATCACTTTGG cttcaGACAACAGTGATGAGGTCCATGTTTGCCAGCTTTGCGGCAGCTGGTACGAAACACGCAAAGGCCTGTCCAGTCATGCTCGGTCCCATCTGAGGCAGCTTGGAATCCCTGACAGCGACGTCAAGGGCAGCCCTATTGACCTTCTTTACCAGAtcatggaggaggaggatctCAAGCCCATCATCACAGAGCAACAGGAACCACTCCTCTCAAACAGCCCCCCTACGCCCTCCTCTAAACGGCCCTCTGATAAGTCTTCTCCAACTGCATCTCCTGTTAGTAAAAAACCTAAATCCTCAGAAGACTGCACCTGTATTTTGTGTGGGGAGCAGTTTGAAAACCGAAAAGGCCTGGCCTGCCACTCACGATCTCACCTGCGTCAGATTGGGGTGGTGGACCTGCTGGGGAAAAGCTCTGCGACAGAGGCTGTTCAGGAGCTGGTTAGCAGGGGCATGTTAGAAGCCAGgcacccccccaaaaaaaattgTACCATCAGCTCATCTCCATCTCCAGACCAACCCCGCACCCCACTTCCCTCCACATCCTTCTCCCGAACCCCAGAAAAGGCTCCTCACACTTCAGTCAACCGGGCCCCAAAGGCTAAGAAAGGCTTTCGGCTAGCAGTGGACCCCCTTCATAGAAAACCCAAGCCTGAACCTGTGGAGGTTGAGTTGTCTGCACCAAAGGAgcccagcaccagcagcagcagcagctcgcCCCATCAGAAGTCGCCTGTTGCAGTTGTTTCGTCAAAGTCTCTCAGTGCAG TGTCTCCAATAGACTCACAATCCCCACCAACAGTCCTTTGCGATTTCTGTGGTCAGCTGTTTGACACCCGTAAAGCCCTGTCATGCCACGCCCGCGCCCATCTGCGCCAGCTCGGCCTCACCTGGTCGATCAAGACGTCGCCGATTGACGTCCTCAAAGAGGTCATGATGCAAGGGGAAGAGGGCAGGAAACACTCAGCACCAAGTGGGGCTTCTGGCAAAGCCACATGGAACCCTCAAGGCTCCAGAAGGTCCCTGGACAGCCTCCAGTCAGGGGAGCCACCTTCCAACAACTGCACTTCACCTCTAGATTATTCTATGAAAGAGAAATCATCTTCAGGCAAGAGGGGGGCCTCACACACTG ACGCATCCTGTGAGCTTTGTGGGTTTGAGTTTGAGAACCGCAAAGCTCTGGCCAGTCACGCACGGGCCCACCTCCGACAGCTGGGCATGGTTGAATGGAAGGCAGACGGGGCGAGTTCACCCATCGAGCTCCTCAGTGAGCTGATCCGCAGGGACCCAGCCAAGGTGTCCGCAATAACCCGACGCTATCGCATGGGAGACCTGTATATCAAAAGG AGACATGCTGGGTCGCCCTCTCTGCCCACAGACTCTGAATCTGTGCCTGGCAGCAGTCTGAAGCCTGACCACAAAGGGGGCAGAGAGGACCATGCCGGCTCATCCAGACAATCACAAGACCACAAACGGACCATGGCAGCTCATAGCAACGCTGTTGTGCGCTTCCCAAGAG GGGTCCATCCGACAAAACACTCGGTGCCTAGAGGGGGAGATAATCAGGACTCCAACTCCCAGCAACCACCACGGTCCGGCAGCATCCCTGCTATGCTGCCCAAGCCCCCACTGACCCCTCTGGTTAAACTGGTGGGCAAAATGTACTCCCTCAAGTGCAG GTTCTGTGAAGAAGTGTTTCATGGACCTGTGTCTATTCAAGAGCAGTGGATCACACACCTGCAGAAACACATCCTCTCACTGGGCTATAAAGGCAAAGCCTCTCCCCCCGCCGCACCGGCTGTGGCTGCTCCTGCTCTCGTCGACCCAGTCGCCGTCTAG
- the ptger1a gene encoding prostaglandin E receptor 1a (subtype EP1): MLALSHYNSSASPFLPPFSNGSGEMVEARVFVEGLSQQGNYTLVQPTTSGIIVVVLSMTLGIISNIVALFILANAYSLQRRRSKATFLLFATSLVITDFIGHLIPGALVLRLYLFGGVRPEDFNTSDGMCQFLGGSMVFFGLCPLFMGCAMAAERCLGVTKPLLHSSLVTTTRTKICLSVIWLAALCVAMLPCFQLGSYAYQDPGTWCFIKVLSDTEAVDVAFVVLFSGLGLTSLAVALVCNTISGLTLVLARLRRKPGSHHSARSHDIEMVVQLVGIMVTSCICWSPLLVFGLMSVIRSYTGSIGENLSNYKMLMVMGVRLATWNQILDPWVYILLRRTVLRKIYLIAKCQAGLRGNILSRWEPTSFPSSEKKDVSQV, translated from the exons ATGTTAGCTTTGAGTCACTACAACTCCTCAGCCTCcccgttcctccctcctttctctaaTGGCAGCGGAGAGATGGTGGAGGCCAGGGTGTTTGTTGAAGGGCTGTCGCAGCAGGGGAACTACACCTTGGTGCAACCCACCACCAGCGGCATCATTGTGGTTGTACTATCCATGACTTTGGGCATCATCTCCAACATTGTGGCCCTCTTCATCCTGGCTAACGCCTACTCCCTCCAGCGCCGGCGCTCCAAAGCCACGTTCCTTCTCTTTGCTACTTCACTGGTGATCACGGACTTCATTGGACACTTGATCCCAGGTGCCCTGGTTCTGAGACTCTACCTCTTTGGAGGTGTACGCCCGGAGGACTTTAACACGTCTGATGGGATGTGCCAGTTCCTGGGTGGCAGCATGGTGTTCTTTGGCCTGTGCCCACTCTTCATGGGCTGCGCCATGGCTGCTGAGCGCTGCCTGGGTGTCACTAAGCCGCTGCTGCACTCATCTCTGGTCACCACAACCCGCACTAAAATATGCCTCTCTGTCATTTGGCTGGCAGCTCTGTGCGTGGCCATGCTGCCATGTTTTCAGCTGGGCTCTTACGCCTACCAGGACCCAGGGACCTGGTGTTTCATTAAAGTGCTCAGTGACACTGAGGCAGTGGATGTAGCATTTGTGGTGCTCTTCTCTGGACTTGGTCTGACCTCCCTGGCTGTGGCGCTGGTGTGTAACACCATCAGCGGACTGACGCTGGTGCTTGCTCGGCTCAGGAGGAAGCCCGGCTCTCATCATTCAGCCAGGTCCCACGACATAGAGATGGTGGTGCAGCTGGTGGGGATCATGGTCACCTCATGTATCTGCTGGAGCCCTCTGCTG GTCTTTGGCCTGATGTCCGTGATCCGCTCCTACACAGGATCCATTGGAGAAAACCTGTCCAACTATAAAATGCTGATGGTGATGGGTGTGAGACTGGCCACTTGGAACCAGATCCTCGACCCCTGGGTCTACATTCTGCTGCGTCGCACCGTACTCCGAAAAATCTACCTCATCGCTAAGTGCCAGGCGGGCCTTAGGGGTAATATATTAAGCCGGTGGGAGCCCACGTCCTTTCCCAGCTCAGAGAAAAAGGACGTCAGCCAAGTCTGA